Part of the Oncorhynchus mykiss isolate Arlee chromosome 12, USDA_OmykA_1.1, whole genome shotgun sequence genome, AAGCGTATTATTTTTTCCACCATTttctccacctttatttaaccaggtgggccagttgagaacaagttgtcacttacaactgcgacctggccaagataaagcatagcagttcgacacatacaacaacacagagttacacatggtataaacaaaacatacagtcaataatacagtagaaaaaaaggaaacaaaatgtctatatacagtgagtgcaaatgaggttagacaagggaggtaaggcaataaataggccatggtggcgaagtaaattacaatatagcaagtaaacactggaatggtagatgtgcagaagatgaatgtgcaagtagagatactggggtgcaaaggagcaagataaatcaatatatacagtatggggatgaggtagttggatgggctgtttacagatgagctatgtacaggtgcagtgatcagtgagctgctatgacagctggtgcttaaagctagtgagagagatatgaatctccagcttcagtgatttttgaagttcgttccagtcattggcagcagagaactggaaggaaaggcggccaaaggagtaattggctttgggggtgaccattgagatatacctgctggagcgcgtgctacgagtgggtgctgttatggtgaccagtgagctgagataaggtggggctttacctagcagagacttgtagatgacctggagccaatgggtcggcgacgagtatgaagcgagggccagccaacaaaagtgtacaggtcacagtggtgggtactatatggggctttggtgacaaaacggatggcactgtgatagactgcatccaatttgttgagtagagtgttggaggctattttattaatgacatcgccgaagtcgaggatcggtaggatggtcagttttacgagggtatgtttggcagcattctTTGtggtgaaataggaagccgattatagatttaattttggattggagatgcttaatgtgagtctggaaggagagtttacaatctaaccagacacctaggtatttgtagctgTACACATACTCTAAGTCAGAAccctccagagtagtgatgctggatgggtgggcaggtgcgggcagtgatcggttgaagagcaggcatttagttttacttgcatttaagagcagttggaggccacggaaggagagttgtatggcattgaaattcatctggaggtttgttaacacagtgtccaaagaagggccagagaaatacagaatggtgtcgtctgcgtagaggtggatcggagaatcaccagcagcaagagcgacatcattgatgtatacagagaagagagtcggcccgagaatttaaccctgtggcacccccatagagactgccacaggtccggacaacagtttgacacactaaacactatctgagaagtagttggtgaaccaggcgagtcaATCAagtctgttgagtctgccaatacgAATGTGGTGATTGACGCAGTCGGAAGCCtatgccaggtcgatgaatatggctgcacagtaatgtctcttatcgatggcggttatgatatcgtttagaaccttgagcgtggctgaggtgcacccagtACCTTGCacttcccatagtctgttcttgacttggaGATTGTGAAGAGAtctttggtggcatgtcttgtgaggtatgtatgggtgtccaagctgtgtgctcGTAGTTTAAACAGATACTTCGGTGCATgtagcatgtcaacacttcttacaaaatgatgacgtcaatctctcctccactttgagccgtGAGAGagttacatgcatattattaatgctAGCTCTCCGTGCACATTTTAAGGAAAGCCGTGCTGCACTGTTCTGAACCAATTGTAAGGTTGGGGTCCCCCgcaacaaaactagagcctgtaggacctaccttgttgaTAATTTTGTTAAAAAGGCAGAGTAGTGCTTTagtatggacagacttctcccaatCTTAGCTACCATTGTATCCACATATTTTGACCATGACACTCTACAATTCAGGGTTActtcaagcagtttagtcacctcaacttgctcaatatccacatgatttattacaagattttgTTGAGGTTTATGGTTTAGTGAATGaattgtcccaaatacaatgcttttagcttttgaaatatttaggactaacttattccttgctacccattAAGAAACTAACTTCAGCTCTTTGTTAAGTCTTACAGTGATTTCattcactgtagtagctgatgtgtatagtgttgagtcaagGCTATACACGTCAAGGCCAGTGGCacgtcattagtaaagattgaaaaaagtaaggagcctaaacagctgccctggggaaatCCTGaatctacctggattatgttggagatggttccattaaagaacaccctttgtgttctgttagacaggtaactctttatccacaatatagcaggggatgCAAatcataacacatacgtttttccatcagcagactatgatcaataatgtcaaaagcagcactgaagtctaacaaaacaacccccacaatcttttttatcatgaatttctctcagccaatcataagTCATTTGTGCAAGTGCTgagcttgttgaatgtccttccttataagtgtgctgaaagtctgttgtcaatttctTTACAGTAAAACAGCATTGTatctggtaaaacacaatttttctCTAAAAAGTTTACTACGGGTTGGTAAcattctgattggtcagctatttgagccagtaaagggggctttactagtcttaggtagcggaattacttttgcttccttCGAAGCCttagggcacacactttctagtaggcttagattgaagatatggcaaattggagtggcaatatcgtctgctattatgctcagtaattttccatccaagttgtcagaacCCGGTGGCTTATCATttttgatagacaacaatcattttttcactTCTTCCATACtaactttacggaattcaaaatgacAATACTTGTatttcataatttgatcagttattcttggatgtgtagtgtcagcgtttgttgctggcatgtcatgcctaagtttgctaatttTGCCAATGGTAAAAACATtgaagtagttggcaatatcagtgggttttgtgatgaatgttTTGAATTTtgaatctgattcaatgaatgatggagctgagtttgcctttttggccgaaatttcatttaaggtgctccaaagctttttactatcattctttatgtgttttacctttgtttcatagtatagtttcttcttcttgTTATTCTGTATAAATGTTTAAATACCCCATCAATCCACGGGGATAACAGTTTGTCAATGGGTGCATGTTTATTACAAACTGTGATAActaatttcataaatgtgtcaagtgcagcgtctggtgcTCCTCAGTACACAGCACGGACCAACAAATAGTCTTTAcaatacatcaacaacataggaatcactacaaaacgtattgtatgaccaCTTATACACTAtgttaggcccagcctttggaactttggttttcgtagatatggctactatattgtgatcactacatccgatggatttggTTACTGCTTTAaagaaaatgtatgcagcattagtaaagatgtgaccaatacatgttgatgatttcattcctgtgctgtttgtaactaccctggtaggttgactgcaggcactagttacagttttaactttTTCTTTGAGTGGGCATCCTGATGAAAGcaagtcaatatttaaatcagccagaaaatataaaactctgttgatatcacatacatgaTCAAgtatttcacacatgttatccagatacatactgttagcacttggttgtctatagcagcttctcatcagaatgggctttaggtgaggcagatgaaactatagccatattacttcaacagtatttaacatgagatccccTCTAAGCTTTACACGAATGTGGTTCTCAACATAAatggcaacacctccacctttggcatttctgtattttatgtagatgttataaccatctattgctaccactgtatcatcaaagctattatctaagtgagtttcagaaaGTGTCAGAATATAAATGTCATatgttactagcaaattattgatttcatgatcCTTTTTCCTAAGTTACAATTGTTAACGTGGGCAATttttttttagcacttttctgtgatgcttgattgttttcattgctttactgggaagcttagcagaagtagacatgctcatgttagTTATGTAAGTGCAGGGTGAGCTACACACAGTGGACTTTTTACTAGGGCACACCggctcagtgctaacagtataactctggttcataggcacttgattactgcatacaatagctgtggggtcagcagaggcattcaggacAGTAAGAGGGACATACATTAGGTTACATACATTGTGTCTTCCAGcgcccctgggataatgtacatgtGCTTtggcattatgacaactcagcaacacaatggtagggattaactgagctgggatTGGGTCATTGATAAATCATTGTCTTAACGCAGCCTTATATTGCTGTGAAATGATCCAGGAACCAAAATGATTTGGTTGCATCCCATCCTCCTTAAAAAACAAGCTTTGTTTCCAGGAGGTATCAAAATTGTCAATAAATGTTACACCCACAGAGCTGCAATAGTCTCGTAggcagttatggagggataaatGTTTGCTGAAACATTCAATACCACGatttagggagtgtttgaaggGAGTGTTTGTGCTACAGAATAAACACCTCCTCGCCATAAATCAACAATGACACACATAATTGAAAAGTTTCACCGAAGACCTATAAGACCTATATAGACATTATCAAATGTTTTGTTCAAACAGAAAATACTGTACAGTAAATGGGATAAGGCTATAAGTAACTTgtttttttcattattttattgttCATCCTTTGTTAGGAATAATGGAGTTTCAATTGCATAAGACCCAATATCCAAAGCACCCTGAGAGAAATGTCATTTTAAGAATTAACATTTGTCTTTCTTCCTCAAATAATCCACCAGAAGTATTTCTTCAAATTCAGATTTTGCTTCTAGACTGCCATCTAGAGTTCAGGCATGGTATCCAGTCTTGCTCTACAATATTTTATTAAAGAAAGACCTAACCTAACCAGAGTCACTGGCAGTGTGGTATTTCTGTCTAGACTCTAAATGTAACGTAATAATGCCTTTCCTGATAATCACTTATTGACGTGAAACTAGTTGATGAAACAAAAAGTGTCTTTAATGAATACCTGTGTCTTTACATGGTCGTTAGGCAGGCACAGTTGTAGTGTAGTGAaaaaaagtgcattgaaatgtgttgttttacagggtcagccataacAGTACGGCACCCCCGAAGAAAATTggtgttaagtgccttgctcaagtgcacatCGACAGATTCTTCACTTGTTAGCTctggtattcaaaccagcaacctgtAAAGACTgacgctggagatgagaagcaggtactaGGAGTCAACATTTATTCAGGAACAGACAGGTAACaaaacaggaacagcgtcagcacacgggtaaaCAACAACAAACGACAATGctgaagcggggaacagagcGGGGGAacagacaaatataggggaggtaatgacagaggtgactGAGTCCAGGTGATTCCAATAATCGATGGTGCGTGCGAcggggggaaggcaggtgtgcgtaatgatggttgcaggagtgtgtaatgctggggagcctggtgcCCTCGAGTGCCAGGGGGGAAGAGCGAGAGCAGACGCGacacaacctttctgttactggcccaacaatcTAACTTCCAGGCTATCTGCCACTCTAGTAGGTAGGTAATCCTAGGTAATAAACACATTCACTTTCATTATGGCTGTTAATCAATTCGTTTTTGTCAGTCAACTGAACAGCTATTTCTTACAATAACATATGTAGCGGAATGATTGATAAAGGAAGAGGAAAGATTCAAAATGAAGTCACCTTAGTTCTTGATTTATTTAAACAATATGTTAATGAAGTTAGAACACAGGAGCTATACTTCATAGTTGCACAAAAATTATTGGACACCATCCAGAAATTATAAATGACAAAAGACCATGCAGATGTCTAAATCCCCCTAAAAACATAAAGTCAACAACATCCAAGGCTTTTTTTGTTAATGTGAACATGCTGCCTCATTAAACAACAGTTCGGATGCCATTCTTTAAGGTTCCTGAGATTCTGGTCTTTAAATGTAGACACGGTGGCTGAGAATGTGTGCAAACTGCAAGTCAGAGCATCAATTCACAAGTATCAGATTCCCAAGAGAAACATTGTTTATTACACTAATCAATTATTATTATCTCCTTATTCCCAAAGTCATTCTCCCAAGACAAGGAAGTGCTAAAGCTAAAGCTACATTGACATGACATGATTTAACAACAGTAAACAGCAGTCTTAACCTTCCTAACATTGTACGTTTATTTGGAAATAAAGATGCATGATTAATAAAGTAATACATGTAATAAATGACTCAAAATGTAAGTTAAAGTATACTAATAAATGACTCCTTTTTATGCACCTTTGTCTGTCTTCATGTCGTCCAGTAGGTTTGGGTTCATATAGCTACTCAACAAAACGTGGTCTGCAGTGCGAAACAAGAACAAACTAAGATATTCACAACATAAACATtttgcttttgttttgttgacagaCTGGTTTCTGTTGAATAGGCCTCTCAGTGTACTCTATTGTAATTCAGGTAGGAACAAATGACTTGCAGCGTATCGAAGGCTGAACCAATTGATGGCAGACAGTCTGTTGTTTCTTAACTAAGCATGAATACATTCATAATTGTCATTGCTATACATCCTATTCACAGGGGATATGTCCCTATGAGCTGTAGGAATAGTATTCTCATGGTGAATGGTTTTAAATTGGGAAGAATTCAAATGCATTTTTAAGGACAAAACCAAGGAAACCATAATGTTTGCTATTATAAATGTAAAGCTGACTGTCTAGAACAGATTGAAATACCAGACGTGATGTGAATCACGAGACCATAGCAGAAGAAGAACGATTTTGTTTCTCAAGAAATGTCTCTCTCGATGAACAATGCATACAGATGACAAAAATGCCTAAAAGCATTGTGACAACTGTTTGGCAGGATCACATGGTTCTAATTGCATATGCTTTTTGGCCTCAAATTCATTCACCTGAACACCATAAATGATCTGTTTACAAGAAGGCTATGAGATAGTTATGTAGTCATGCAAGCGACAGCTAAGATAAACCCATAGTGCATTGGTGAGGGATACCTGAGTTTGTATTTAACAATATAAAACTGACTTTCCCTTCCCCTCTATATTTCCCTGTGTTGTTCGAACAACCATTTCAGCACAGTAACACAGTTTtaccaccaccacagaaaagTGCACGGATAATTTTTCAGGTCTCTTTCTTCACAAAGGTCTCTGGAAACTCAAAACTGGTGGCACTAGAAGCACATTGTTGATCTGACTAAGGGAAAACTACAGTATCACTGGTCATTGGCCATCATCAGATAGATATTCTATACATATATACCTGTCTGCCATCAGGTCTACAGTTAGGAACTGCACAAAAGTCAACAGTCATCATGTCCCAACTGGAATCCAGTCTTTGAATGATCTGGAGCAGAAGAGGCCTTTGTCTTTGAGCAATGTTTAACTATTAATATTGTGATCGAAAAGGGACAGAGTTGAATAGAACGAGTCTAATAAAAACCGTGCAAAACCCTCACAAGATCAACAGCAGTTAAATTACCCTCAGATGTCCTTCATCATCCGTCCTCTCACCTGCTAGTTACTTCATCTTTAGACAGGAAGTGGACAGCCTGAACCTTCAATCAGAAGGGAAGGTGGAGGTTTCATAGATCCAAATTCAGAGAGATGTTGTGTTCAGGAAACATCCCTTGAAATTAATAATCCTTCCATTGAAATCAACAATGAGAATATAAATCCTCACCAGTTTTCTACAAGATTCAGGCATATGGGTTATCAAGTATGTAACGATACAGCTGAAAGTACTTTAATAGATATTTGGGTGCGTACATAGGCTCTTTAGGGTCTGTGGGTGGGTACTCCCCCACCGAGCCATCAAACCATCCCCCAGTCCGGATCAAGCCCTTGATGTAATTCAGGTCTCGTTTTTCCACGTAGTCGCCCCAGCGGGGGAAGTCTCCATTCTGGGCAGAGATTAGCTTTTGGGAGATTCCCTCTGGTCTGAAGCACCAGGAACAGTGCCAGCCTGCGTAGTGGACGGGGCTCCCAATGGACCACTGCACCAGGATGTGTCCACTCTCCCTCTGATAGTTCCGGAAACCCGGCATGGAGAAGTATTCCCTGCGCCTCAGTAATATCCCGTCTCCATTGTAGACAGTGAAGAGCATGGCGACGGTGCAGACGGAGAGGACTTCCAGTGTCCCAGGCTGCCTCCAGAAGAAACCATAAAGGGACTTCCTCATGTGGATGGACACAGGTTCCGTCCAGCCGTCGTAGAGTTTGAGGAAGAGGATGCCCTCGCGGGCAGGGATCTCGTCTGCATCGTTGATGAGGAAGACATCATCTGGCCTGGCGCCTTGCACCCTGGACATACCGTCACGGCTTAGAAATGTTCGCAGGTAGTCGTCAGCAATCCACCCGTTCTGCTGGCCACCTTTAGGGAAGTGATCGAGGAATACATAGAGGATCTTGTGGTGCACATAGTTGTAGGTTCCGTTAAGCAGAAGGTGCAGGAAGTGCAGTGGCTTGGAATTTCCGTAGGCTGTGAAGTTTGACTCACACACCAGGAAGAGGTCCACGGCATCGGCCAACTCGTGAAAGCGGGCGTGGAGGAGGTCAAACTCGTGGTTGATATTAATGGCATTGATGACCCTTCGAGGAACCTTTCTCAGTGTCAGACGAGCCTTAGTGGGCAGGTTGGAGTGTTGCACCGTGGTGGGGATGCCACAGTGAGGGCCGTGCCAGCCTGGGCGACACATACACTTCACCAGCCTTTTCCCCCATGCTGTTTTCTCCTGGGCTGACTTGGGTTCCTCTTGGTGTGCATGCAGGATCTTATCCTGGCCCTCTCCGGGTTCCTGGACCTTTTGTCCTAAATGGTCTTTGAGATAAGTAATTTCCGTCCCCTCTATGAAGCAGTATGCTCCAGACTTGGTGCGCACAAAGAACTGGGTGTGGTCATCGCTAAGATGGAAGCTCCGTTTGTGAAGTTCCTCCAATGATCCTTTGGGGTCTGGGAGAGTGACCGTCATTCTGTTTACATTCCCT contains:
- the LOC110538027 gene encoding beta-1,4-mannosyl-glycoprotein 4-beta-N-acetylglucosaminyltransferase; the encoded protein is MARLFLHGRMKMQRHTFFFFCALALCVFSQLHNYKALHHMPILSELYASSVNALSFLWRGKGNPSNNAHPERRPLPGPVPSDTGLWEPEAYREDQGNAEVGRKIERGSEDPWRKEQPDSGNVNRMTVTLPDPKGSLEELHKRSFHLSDDHTQFFVRTKSGAYCFIEGTEITYLKDHLGQKVQEPGEGQDKILHAHQEEPKSAQEKTAWGKRLVKCMCRPGWHGPHCGIPTTVQHSNLPTKARLTLRKVPRRVINAININHEFDLLHARFHELADAVDLFLVCESNFTAYGNSKPLHFLHLLLNGTYNYVHHKILYVFLDHFPKGGQQNGWIADDYLRTFLSRDGMSRVQGARPDDVFLINDADEIPAREGILFLKLYDGWTEPVSIHMRKSLYGFFWRQPGTLEVLSVCTVAMLFTVYNGDGILLRRREYFSMPGFRNYQRESGHILVQWSIGSPVHYAGWHCSWCFRPEGISQKLISAQNGDFPRWGDYVEKRDLNYIKGLIRTGGWFDGSVGEYPPTDPKEPMYAPKYLLKYFQLYRYILDNPYA